Proteins encoded together in one Benincasa hispida cultivar B227 chromosome 1, ASM972705v1, whole genome shotgun sequence window:
- the LOC120079050 gene encoding uncharacterized protein LOC120079050 — MLSSCEIEAHDVPFRGVVYQEEESSRGLDFVGPITPKSPARHSYILAITYYFSRWVKAIALKEAKKENVVDFIQTTINYWYSIPHRIVTDNGRQFFNSLMDKLCKKFKFKQYKSSIYNVVANGLAEEFNKTLCNLLKKIVSKSKRDWQEKIGEALWAYQTTHHTSIEVTLYSLVYGIEVVLPLEREVPSLRITMLEGFTTEDNVKLHL; from the exons ATGTTGAGTTCGTGTGAGATCGAGGCTCATGATGTTCCATTCCGTGGAGTAGTGTATCAAGAAGAAGAGTCTTCAAGG GGACTTGATTTTGTTGGTCCCATAACACCTAAGTCACCAGCAAGACATTCTTATATCCTTGCAATCACATATTACTTTTCAAGGTGGGTTAAGGCTATTGCGCTTAAAGAAGCCAAGAAAGAAAATGTGGTAGACTTTATTCAAACTACCATCAACTACTGGTACAGTATTCCTCATCGAATAGTGACGGATAATGGAAGACAATTTTTCAATAGCTTGATGGACAAGTTATGCAAAAAATTCAAGTTCAAGCAATACAAGTCATCCATATACAATGTCGTTGCAAATGGATTGGCAGAAGAATTTAACAAAACGTTGTGCAACCTACTGAAGAAAATTGTCTCTAAGTCGAAGAGAGATTGGCAAGAGAAGATTGGAGAGGCATTATGGGCTTATCAAACCACTCACCATACTTCTATAGAAGTTACACTATATTCTCTTGTTTATGGAATAGAAGTTGTCCTCCCATTGGAAAGAGAAGTTCCATCACTAAGGATAACGATGCTAGAGGGGTTCACTACGGAGGACAATGTCAAGTTGCACCTTTAA